ATGCCGCCTTTGATGTCGGGCAGGTAGGGGCTGCCCGCGAGGGCGGCCAGCACGCTCAGGTTGCCGCCCCACAGCGTGCCGCCGATGTTGACGTTTTCGCGGCCGAAGGCGGACACGGACACGGTGTAGCCGCTGTTGGAGGCGCACTGCACGAAGGAGTCCATCGTGTAGCTGCCCGGAATCGGTTTGCCGAACTCGCTGTACACCATCGGCCCGGCGAAGCTGGGATAGCCGCCTTTGGCCAGCAGCGCGAGTTGCAGGGCGCACACGTCGCTGAAACCGAAAAACAGGGTGGCGTGTTCGCGCATTCTCGCCGCCAGCGAAGCAAAATCGATGTGCGGCAGCAGCCGCTGCGCCCCGTAGCCGCCGCGCAGCCCCATCATCACTTTGGGTGTGGCGGCGCGGCCGGAGGCGACGTCCTGCACGTCGGCGGTCCGCTCGGCGTCGCTGCCGGCAAAACGCTGGTGGCGGCGGAAGGCGGCGGCCTGGTTTTCCACCACGAAACCGGCGTTTTGCAGCCGCTCGATGCCCGTCTGCGCCCGCGCGGGGTCGGGCGCGAAGCCCGAGGGGGCGACGATGCGCAGCACATTTCCGTCGGTGCGGCGCACCGGCGCGGCGGGCGGCTTCGGGTTTGCGGCAACGGAGGGCTGCGCCGCAGGCACGCCGCCGGTACAGGCCTGCAACACGCCTGCCCCCGCCATCGCGGCGGAAGCACGGAACAGGTTGCGGCGGGAAATTTGCCAAGTCATTTCAAACATCCTTTCAAACGGTTCTGGGGCCTGTCGGCATTAACTGCGGCGAACTGTTTTGGCTGCGCCGAAGCTGCGCTTTCAGACGGCCTCAAACGCCATATTCATGTTGTGAGAGCGCGCGGATAACCAGCTTTTTGCCGGCCTCGTCCGCCAGAATATCGGCCACCTGCCGCGTCCAGTCCTCGGGCAGCGACACCGCCGACTTGCGTTCGGCCGCCGCCCAGATTGACGCGGGGAAGCAGGCGTCGTCAGCAAAACGCGCGATCACATGCCAGTGCAGGTGCGGCACGACGTTGCCCAGGCTGGCCAGATTGATTTTCGCCGGACGCAGCACCCGCCGCATCGCCCGCTCGACATGGCAGACGGTTTCCATCAGCTCGTAACGGTCGGCGGCGGAGAGGTCGGTCATCTCGGCCACATGCGCGTGCCAAATCACGCGGCAGAAAGCGGGCGCGTTGGCTTCGTCGTGCACCGCGATCACACGCATTCTGTCGTTGCGCCACAAAACCTCTTCGCCGGACGCGGCGCAAATCGGGCAATCTTTCATTCGGACACCTGCTGTAAAAAAAGGCGCATTGTAGCCCAAACCGCGCAGGCACGGTTCGGGGCGCGCCCAAACCGCGTTTTCAGACGGCCTCACCACGTCTGCACCGCCGTAGGGTGTGATGTCGGATACAAATATCCGACCTGCGGCCATCCGCGCCCTGCCCTACCACGCCTAAAACCGCGCGCGTGGCTGTGGCGCACACGCTCCATACGGCGGAGGCCGTTTGAAAGCCGAATCAGCCGGTGATTTTAAGATGCCGGTAGAGATAATCGCGGTAGTCGTTGACGAGTTGCTGGTCGGGGCTGTCTTCCAGCGTGCCGCCGGTGAGGCAGCGGATGGCGGTGTTGGCGTGCATCAGGCCGTCCTGCGGGGTGAGGCCGGCGGTTTCCAATATCACGCTGCCGAAGAGGGCGAGGTCGAGCAGGCGGTGCGGCGCGGGGGTGTGCGGCAGGCTGCTGCGGACGGCGCACTGGGTGAGGTAGTCGGGGTGCGGGTGGTCGGTTTGGATGGGTGGGGTGAAGTGCTCGAAGTTGGGCTGGTGGTCGCCGAAGTAGGCGAAGACGTAGTCGCGTTTTTTGGGGATGCTGTTCTTGCCGGAGGCAGCCTGAAAAGTGCTTGCCGCATTGTCGGAGGCCGTCTGAAAACCGTCGGCGCGTTGTTGCAGCCATTGGTTGAAGGCTTCGGTGGCGGTGTTGAGGTCGGCGATGCGGGCGGCGTAGTCGTTCAGGCTGCCTATGGCTTTGTCGGAGAGGCCGTCTGAAACCAAGCTGTATCGGTTGGGGGCGTCGCTGCGGTAGGGGCCGTGTTCTTTCATGGTGAGCACGTAAACAAACAGAGGCTGCTCAATACCGGCCAGCGCGGGGTGGCGTTTTTCGAGGATTTGGCGGGCGTAGGCGAGCATTTCGCCGCTGCCGATGTGCCACAGGTTTTTGCTCAGGGGGGCGGGGTAGCCGAGTTCCTGCGGCTGCAAGACGAGGTCGAAGCCGAGGTGGTCGTAGGCGGCTTTGGCGTTGTAGTTGCCTTTGGTAAAGGGGGTAAGGGCGACGCAGAAGTAGCCGTGGGCTTTGAGGTTTTTGACGAGGCCGCCCTGCATGTGGGGGACGACGGAGTAGAACACGCCGCCGGCAAGCGCGCCGAAGTCGGTGGAGGGGACGCCGGTGAGCAGGGCGAATTCGGATTTCCAGGTGCCGCCGCCGAAGGTGTGCACGCGCAGCGGGGCGGCAAAGCGGGTGTCGCGCTGCGGCGCGAACATGCTCATGGGCGGCAGGCTGTGGCTTTGCAGGGCGATGCGGTGCGGGTTGAAGGTGGATTCCTGCAAACATACGACGATGTCGGGCTTGTTTTCAGACGGCCTTTCAGGCTGCTTTTCAGCCAGCCCCTGCTCTTCTAAAAGCAGCCTGAAACGTTCGCCGTCGCCGTCGAATTCGGGGGTTTTGAAGAACACGCTGCGGCAGGACATGGGCAGGTTGAGGAAGACGTCGCGGCCGTCGTCGGGCAGGGAGTCGAGCCACACCTGCACGGCGCGTTTGTCGCGGGTGTAACGCGCCATCAAGAGCAGGCTGGCGGCGGCGGCGAGGGCGGCGGCGATGCGCCAGATGCCGCCTGCCACGGCGGCGTCCGACCAGCCGAACAGGGCGTAGGCGAGCACGCCGACAAGGCCGGCCACGGCAACGATTGCGCCTTTGTAGTGGGTGAGGGTTTCCCAGTTGCGCCAGTCGAAGGCGAGCAGGAAGTCGGAAACCAAGAGCGGCTGTTTGTAGTAGTGGATTTTCAGGCGGTGGAACAGGATGAGGACGACAAACAGCACGGCGGCGAAGTTGAGGCCGCGCTGCCACTGGCCGCTGGCGGCGAACATCAGCGAGAAGAAGAGGACGAACTGGCAGGCGGCGAAAAAGCGCGTCCAGCGGTAGTGGGCTTTGCCGCCGACGGCCAGCGCGGCGGCGGCGAACAGGGCAAGCAGGATATAGTGCATGGCAATCGGGGCGGGAAAAGGCGGCATTGTAGCCGAAACGGCGGCGGGTCGGGCTGCGGGACGGGTTTTCAGACGGCCTCTGCCCTCGGCCAGCGGGTAGCTTGCTGCGTGAATCCCCGGCCAACGTCATTCCCGCGCAGGCGGGAATCTTGTCGGAATCCAAGCGGCAGTCTGCGTCTCCAAGCATGATTGGATACCAACCGGGATTCCCGCCTGCGCGGGAATGACGGTATTTTTGGTTTTCAGACGGCCTGATGTTTTTCAGGCTGCTTTGAGGCCGTCTGAAAAATAGGTTTCCATAAAATAGGTTTCCGTGCCATACGTAGAGTGTGTCGCCCCGAGGCGACGCACGCGTTCGCTGGCGCATCATCAATCTGCACCCTTCCCTACCCTCCAAACCGCGTGCGTGCCTGCGGCACACACCCTACTTCAATGGCAGAGGCCGTCTGAAAAAGGCAGCCTGAAAACGGGAAACCTGTTTTTCAGGCTGCCTTTTGGCGTTTGCAAAAGTTACAAACCGTAAAGCATGCAATATAACTTGTTGTATAATATTGAAATTTTTTTATTTTAAAATCGTGCACTGCGCAACCGCTGTGCTAGTATTGGCTGCACCGATTTGTTAAACAGGAGTTTTAAATATGAAAAAATTGTTGATGGTATGCGTATTGGCCGGTTTGTCAGGCTGTGCCGTTTTGGACGGCAGCTTCGGCAAACCCAAAGCCCCGCCCAAAAGCCGGCAGCAGATTATTGCCGAGTTGAATGCCAAGTATCCGGGCTGCCCTCATATTGAGTCGGATTCAATATATGATCTGAGACCTTTGCAAAATTCCTTTTTCCCCGACAGCCGAAACCTAAATAAAGATTTTTGGCTGTTTTCGCCCCAAATCACTCCTGATTTTACCCAAATACCCCCTTAATCCTCCCCGGATACCTGATAATCAGGCATCCGGGCCGCTTTTTAGGCGCAAACAGGCACACTTAGCCTGTTAGCCGCTTTCAACAGGTTTAAACACATCGCCTTCAGATGGCTTTGCGCACTCACTTTAATCAGCCCGAAATAGGCTGCCCGGGCGTAGCGGAATTTACGGTGCAGCGTACCGAAGCTCTGTTCGACCACATAACGGGTTTTCGACAAATATCGGTTACGTTTGGTTTGCGCTTCCGTCAGCGGACGGTTGCGGTGGGCTTTGCGCATAATGCCGTCCAGCAACCGATGCTCTTCCAGATGTTGCCGGTTTTCCGCACTGTCGTAGCCTTTATCGGCATAGACGGTCGTGCCTTCGGCTATCCCTTCCAGCAAAGGCGACAGATGGTTGCACTCATGGGTATTGGCGGGGGTAATGTGCAGTTTCTCGATATAGCCTTCCTCATCGGTGCGGGTATGTTGTTTGTAACCGAGTTTGTAGAGGCCGTTTTTCTTTGTCCAGCGAGCATCTTTATCTTTGCTCGGTGTGGTTTGGCTGCTGACTTGTCCTTCGTCATCGACTTCTATGGCTTGACGCTGTTTGCTGCCGGCGGTTTGAATAATGGTGGCGTCAATGACGGCGGCGGATGCTTTCTCTACTTTTAGGTTTTTTTCGGTCAGTTGGCAGTTAATCAGTTCCAGCAATTCGGACAGGGTGTCGTCTTGCGCCGCCGGTTGCGGTAGCGGCATAAGGTGCTGTCATCGGGGATGCTCAGTTCGTCAAAACGGCAAAACAGGTTGAAATCGATGCGGGTAACGAGGCTGTGTTCGAGTTCGGGATCGGAGAGGCTGTGCCATTGTTCGAGCAGGATGGCTTTGAACATGGACAGCAGGGGATAGGCGGGACGGCCGCGGTGGTCTCGGAGGTAACGGGTTCTTTGACGATTCAGGTACTGTTCGATCGGTTGCCAATCAATCACTTGATCCAGCTTTAATAGTGGGAAGCGATCGATGTGTTTGGCAATCATGGCTTGTGCGGTTTGCTGAAAGAAGGTGCCCATGAGAAATCCCCTAAATGTCTTGGTGGGAATTTAGGGGATTTGGGGGGGATTTTGCAAAGGTCTCGATCTATATAACGGGGACTGGCTGTGTGCAAAATGGTTGAAACGGGAAAATTCGCCCGAAGGGCAATTGCGCAAGGCTTATGGGGAAGGGCGCATTTCCCATGAGCAGTACTGTTTGGAGGTTATGTCGCAATACGGCTTCCATCCGACTTATGGCTCCGCATATGGCTGTGATATGGATGAAGAGAGGAGAAAGTATTGGGACAGAGTCGAACAAGAGAGGCGTGAAGCTTTGGAATATTATGAAAAAACAAAAGACAAATACCATAAATGCATGAGCAAAGCTGTCCCTCAACAAGGAACGCATAAAGCCATGGAATCTTGCCGGCAAGTGTATACGCCCCGCCGGAAAAACTGATTTTCCCAACAAAGCCCGAAAACTGCCGCAGCCGTTCCGCCCGCAAGGGGAAAACCCGTGCGGAGGGCGGCTTGGGACGGAAACGGTTTCTGCAATCAAACACAAGGAATCAAACAAATGAGTTCACGACTTATGAAAGAAATCCAGCAGGCACAACTGCGCCAGCTTGCCCAATCACTCCGCTCAATCAAGGAAATGCTGCTTTTGATAGAACCGCTTTTAATTGCAAGAAGCGCAGTGGAAAAAGCGGAACTAGAGAAAATCAAAGAATTGCTCTCTCCTGAAGAAAGAGAGGAAATGGAGCGTTATTATGAGGACGAGACATATTGGAACGTTATCGTGTCATGCGAACCTGTAAACGAATGGATTGATAATCTGATACGGGAAATTGACTCTGTGGGCAATTCACCAAATCCCAATGATGCTTTGAAAATCGATTTTGACGCAATCATACGCAAATACCAAAGAATTCTTGATGAAGTGGCAAAGATTCTTAAACTCCTCTATGCGCCCCTGCCTACAAAGGAATCGGTCAAATACACAATAGAAAGAATAAAAAGGAGAAAAGAAGGCAAACGATTGAGAGTCTGAATCCCCTCGGCTTCATTCCCGAATTTGGCAGCCGCCGCAAGGCGGCTCCGGAAATGCAGCAATCACTTTAACCACCCATAGGAGTAAAAACCATGTTGAAAAATATCTTAATCGTTGCACTGATGTCTGCTGCCGTGTCTCCGGCATTTGCAGGCAAGGCCAAACATAAAGCTTCGTCTGAAGCAATTTACAGATCGCACCACCTCTTTATATCTCCCGAGAATTATGTGGAAAAACAAAACGGCAAATGGATGTACTGCACCAAAGGCAAAGGCTGCGTTTCCGAAAAAGAATATGGCAAAGGCAAATTGCCTGGTGGCGAGAAGGCTTTTAGAAAACCTGAAACCAATAAAGAAATAGGAGAAGCCCTTTTTAAACAGTTTAAACAGAACCGATAGAAGGCTTTGGAAAAACTTTTTCGGCAATTGCCGCCAATCAAACGCAAAAAGCAGCCTGAACACAGGTGCTTTGTTTTCAGGCTGCTTTTGCGGTTTCGGCTGCGCCGGGGCCGCGCTTTCAGACGGCCTATCCGCAAATCAGGCGTAACGCCGTTGAATTTATGAATATTACGGGAAAAATAAAATGAAATTCCGAAAATCCCTGATCGCATTATGTGTGTCTTGCGCCCTGCTTTCCGCCTGCGGCTCGGGCGGCAGCGGTTCGGGCACGACATCAATGCCCAATGTCAACACAGACCCCAATGCGGGCGGGCGCGCCGTTCCGCAAATGAACGGCAAATTCAAAGGGCAGCGCAATTTTGCCCAAGATTCCAATGCAGACCGTGCCGCCGCCAACGGCAACGGGGCAACCATTCTGTTGTCGGATACCGGCGTGGACATGGGTGTGGCGGATAAATTGTCCATTCATGTCGAAAAGGAAATGGTGCATATCGATGATGATAAAAACATTTTCCGCACCGCTACCCGTCAAACCAATTCGCCGCACGGCACTTCTATGGTGCAAATCATGTCGCAACACGGGGCGAATGGTGCAAAAGTGGCGGTTGTAGGGCATATAACAGGCGTGGCAACCACCCGAGACATTGCCCAAGCCGAACTGGAAGCATTGAAAAACCGCAATGATGTGGCGGTGATTAACCAGTCTTTCGGCCTGGAAGACCAGGATTACAGCAAAATCGACAAATACCCCAGCATTGTTGCCCGCTATGCCGAAATTGTCCGCACGAAAAACCCTTTAATCGTTAAGGCTGCGGGCAACAGCGGGCAAGCCAATCCGGGTGTTGACTCCGTGCTTTATATGAACGGCACGGAAAACGCCAAAATTGTCGAACGCAACTGGCTGATTGCCACCGGAATGAAAGACGGCGATGTCAACCGCAACAGATGCGGCCTTGCCAAAGACAACTGCATTGCCGTAAACGAAACCCATCGTGTCGAGCAAAACGGCAAAAGCGTCCTGACCGGCGGTTCTTCCAATGCCGCTGCCGTGGTATCCGCCACCGCCGCCCGCATCAAATCGCGTTTCGACTGGATGGGCGGGGCCGAGCTCAAACGCAGCATTATTTCCACTGCCGACGATGCCGGCAATAAAGGCGTAGATTCCATATTCGGCGTCGGCATACTGAACGAACCCCGCGCGTTGGGCGGATACGGCAAAGTCAACGGGCAGGAAGTTTTGAATGTTGCCGGAAAAAAACGCGAATACTTCTTCGACAACGACATCACCGGCACGGGCGGCATCACCAAAAACGGCTCGGCTTCCCTGATTCTAATGGGCAGGAATACCTATAACGGGGAAAACGTGGTCAACAACGGTTCGCTGGTGCTGGCCTCCGCCAACACCGCCGCAAACCGTGTGAACAGCAACGGGCGTTTGGTGGTGGGCGCGAACCCTTCCGACGACATTACCAGCGGCTCGGTTACGCTGAACGGAGGCAGGCTGTCTGCCGAAACCGCCAACGATTTCATTGTAAACGGCAATCTCGCGGTAAAAGGCGGCACGGTGGACAAAGCCGTCGGCTCGGCGATAAAAGTCAGCGGCAAGGCTGACATTTCCGGCAACAGCACTTTAAATGTAACCGACGCATACAAAGGCTATGTCAGCAAGGCGGGGCAGCAGGCAACCCTGTTGAGTGCCGACGCCATCAACGGCAGGTTCGCCAATGTGGCGGACAAAACCAACGGTTTGATTGACAGCAGTGTGCATCAGAGCGCAAGCGACATTACGGTTACGCTGAAACGCAATGATGTGGGCACGGTTGTCCCCCAATCCGCATACAGCGGCGCGAAAGCCGATGCAGCAAAGCTCGAAGAGGTATTCCGCCGCTTTGACACAGCCAAAGACAACGGCACTTTGACCAAAGCCCAAGAAAATTCCGCTGCGGTGTACACCAACAGCACCAATATGACCGCCACGCTGTTTGAACAAGGCACGGCCACCCGCCGCCACAGCCTGCAAAACCGTATCGACCAAGAACTGATGCAGAACAGCCGCTTTGCCGGCCGTTTGCAGGATGTCCGCTACGGCGGCAATGCGTGGGTTGACTACACCGGCTCCGCAGCCAAACTGGATACAGACGGTATCAGCGGCAAAAGCCATGAAAACAACTTCGGCATCGGCGCGGGCAAACGCTTTGGCAGACATTTGTTCGCCGCCGCCGCCAACCGTTTTGAAAGCCGCTGGAACGAACGCTTCGCCGGTGTGGAAAAAACGCTGAAAAACGACGGCTACGGCGCGGATTTCGGCTATGCCTACCTGCTTGGCAACGGTTTTGACCTGTTTGCCACCGCCGCTTGGAACCACATCGACAGCGGCAGGCTGTACGGCTTCGGTTTTGGCGCAGGCAAAGCATTCTCTTGGGACAAATGGTTTCTGCGCCCCGAAATCGGTCTGCAATATGTCCGCGCCCGTACCAAAAATACGGATGTGTCGGCCACCCAATACCTCGACCGTTTGGACAGTAAAGCCGCCGCCGCCGCAATGGGCGTGCATGCCGCTTATTCGGTCGGCAGGCACTTTGCCCTGTTCGGCAAAGCCAATGTGGTGCGCGACCTGCACAACAAAACCGCAGAGCGCGCCACCATTAAAGGAACAGGCGTTACCGTGTCCGACAGCGAAAGCAAACGCCGCACCCGCGCCGGTATCGAAATCGGTGCGGTTTATCAAACCGATGACAATTGGAGTTTCAGCGCAGGCATGCGCCACGACCGCGCATCACACTGGCACAACACGGCGGTCAATGCCGGTTTGAAATACCGTTTTTAATGTGTGGAAATCACAGCGTTGCCTGCGCTTTTCGGATGCAGGCCAAACCGGCAGGTTTCGCCGCTTGTCAGAAATAAGCAGCCTGAAAAGTGCAAACAACGCGGTCTTTTCCAATCCCCCCAACCCAACCGCTGGATTAAAGCAGCAGTCTGATTTTGATTAAATTTTTTTCGGAGAAAAATTATGTCTGAAAACATGCCCCAAACCAAACAAATCTTCTCGCAATGCAGCCAGGAAGCGAAGGAAGCCATATATGAAATACTACAAACTGGCTATTTGGATATTTCCAAAAAGATAAACTTTATTCTAAATAAAAAACATCAAATAATAGAACAAATTAACTATTTAGAATTAGAACGAAAAGCCAATGCTCGCGAAGCAATAAAATCCTATACTGAAAATATTAAAATAGCAGAAAATAATATTTATAAGTGTAGTGATTTTATAAATAAATTTACTAAAATTCAGGATAATTTGAATAAATTAATTAATAATTCTGGAAAAAATGCAATATTTTTCTTACTTGCTATTATTTTCGAAGTAGTGTTTTTCAATTTACCTAACAATATTGAAAAATCAAATCCTTGGCTTTTTATTTTGCTACTGACAACAGCATTACTTTTTCCATTATATTTTTTTATGTTATGGGTATTAAAAAACAATAATAAAAATAATTTAGTAAATGAATACTATAACAAAAAATATAGAATGATAAGTGGATTAACGTTACAATGCTATGATAATGAGCGTTGTCTCTATTTATCTAATTCATACGAACCAATAGACTTAGGCCGATTAGGCATACCTTCAATAGAACTTTACTTAAAAAACGAAAAAGAATCTGATGCAAAAACAATTGAAATAATTAAAAAAGTGCTTGGACGTTATGAACACAACGTACAATTTTATAAATCAGAATGTGAACGTTTTGAAAATATGTATAAAGATTATGAAAATGAAATATCATTACTTAAATCTGAATTAAATGATTTAGACACGGAACAAGAGAACTTCTTTTCATCTCAGGAATTTCAAAAACTTGCCCACTACCCAACAGAATATGTGATGGCAATCAAAGAGGGAAACAGCATTTATTTTGACCTAACTATTGAATTTCTCAATACCCGCCAGGCCGACACATTAAAAGAAGCCTTTGCTTTAGTGAAAGATTTTGTTTACAAGCGTCAAAATAAGATGATGCAGCAAAAAATGATGCAGCGGCTTAATAACCAGGCGATGTATTTCCAAGAAAACATATCGCAACTGTCCGACAGCATGAACAGTGTTTTAGCCGAGTCCAAGCGGGCAAATAAAAACATACAGTCTGCAATATCTGCCTCCCAAAATGCCGAAAATGCGGCAAGAAACGCAATATCTTCAGCCAATGCGGCAACCGTCGCTGCCAATTACGCAGCCGGCATGGCAAACTATTCGATAAATATATCCCGAAACAAATAACGCCCTTGCGGAGCGGGCAGCTTATTGCCTGCCAATCCCCGAACAATTCGGGATAGAAAAATGGGGGCAATCAATGCCGCTCCGCGTTTTTGGTTTCTTATCAATTTTTATCAAATGAGACAAGCAAAATGATGTTTATCCCTACCCGAAAATTTTTCAAACCGTTTAATGCCGCTTTGGCCGCCCTGCTGCTGGCTTACGCCGCCCCTGCTTGGGCAGAGGACATCGAAGCGCAATTCCGACAAGCCAATGCTGCTTATCAGGCAGGCAATTACCAACAGGCATTTCACTTAATGCAGCCGCTTGCCCAGCAAGGCATTATTGTTAGCGCACAACATAATTTGGGTTTGCTGTATTTCCACGGCAGAGGCGTGGCGCAAAATTATCAGCAGGCCGCAGCGTGGTTTCAAAAAGCGGCCGATCAAGGATATGCCGACTCGCAATTCAACTTGGGCATCATGTCTGCCGAGGGACTGGGCATGATGCAGAACCATCAGCAGGCCGCAACGTGGTTTCAAAAAGCCGCCGGTCAAGGACATGCCGATGCGCAATTCCGTTTGGCCAAACTGTATGCTTGGGGACTGGGCGTGCCGCAAAACCATCAGCAGGCGGCAGCGTGGTTTCAAAAAGCAGCCAATCAAGGGCATGCCGACGCGCAACTCTTTTTGGCTTCGATGTATGCAGAAGGAATAGGTGTGGCGCAAGACCGTCAGCAGGCCGCAGCGTGGTTTCAAAAAGCAGCCGAACAAGGGCATGCCAAAGCGCAAGTCTATTTGGGTTCGATGTATCGCACAGGCGACGGCGTGAAGCGGAATTATCAGCAAGCCTTAGCGTGGTATCGGAAAGCGGCCAATCAAGGAGATGCCGACGCGCAATTTTATTTGGGTTTGATGTACCGCATAGGCGAAGGCGTGAAGCGGAATTATCAGCAAGCCTTAGCGTGGTATCGGAAAGCGGCTGATCAAGGACAGGCCGACGCGCAAAACGAGTTGGGGATAATGTATGCAGCAGGAGAGGGCGTGGCGAAAAATGATCAGCAAGCCATAGAATGGTTTAACAAAGTACTGGCGCAGCCTGATACGCCCCAAAATGTCCAAGCCAAAGACAGTGCTACGGCACAGATGGCTTTTGCAGTACTACGTAAGCCCCTGATACTCCAAAAAAGGCTCAATTCAAAGAACGTGCCACGATAGGGATGTCTTTTGCAGTAATACGTGCTCATTAACCGTCTTGCATTGAGCAATGCGCAGCCTGCGGCCGCATCGGAGGCCGTCTGAAAAACCCGCAATACGGTTTTCAGACGGCCTTTCGTTTTTCCAACACGCAAACGGCTGCCGAGCCGAAATCGCGTGCATGGCTTGCGCCACATGCCCTACTTCAATGGCAGAGGCCGTCTGAAAACAGGCAGACGCAGTTTTCAGGCTGCCTTACGGTTTTCGGTACGCGTCCAGCAGCGGGGCGGCGAAGGGCGTCCAGACCACGCCGCGCAGGCCGCTTTCGGTGAGGCGGCGGTTGAGCCAGCTGTTGCAGGTGTTGAACAGGTGGTAGCGGCCTTCGGCTTCGTAGAAAGCGTCGTCGGCAGTGTAGTGTGCGTCGGCCAGGGGCAGGGTTTTGCCGCCGCGCCGTTTGAAGTGGCGGGCGAGGTTTTCGGCAAGGCGGCGGTATTGTTCGCGGGAGACGGTGAAGCGCACGGCGTATTCGCCTTCGGCGGGCGGTGCGGCGAGGTAGTCGGCGTGGATCAGGGTTTCGTTCGCGCCGCTGAGGGCGCGGGCGGCGGTGGCGGCGGTGAGGTCGCGCCAGCGCGGGGTGTTGAGGTAAAAATCGCGCTCGCCCCAGCCGAGGGCGATGTAGCGGTAGGCCGCGCCGTTGCGGCCGTTTGCGGTGGCGGGGGGTCGGCGGCGGCGCGCCAGTCGTAAACGCCGTTGTCCAGCGGCATAACGATGTCGGCATGCACGCCGTTGCTGCGCAGATAGAGGGTGATGCCGTTGCCGCTTTCGTTTTCGCGTTGGACGACGGATGAGAGTGCCCACGCGGCGGCGAAATAAATGACGGCGGCGAGGAGAAGGGCGGCAAGGGCGCGGGTGAGGATTTTGCGGGCTGTTTTCATGGGGCGGGGCTGGGGAGTAGTGGAAAGGGGGCGGGTTTGGGCTGTGCAATACGGTTTTGGCTGCGCCGAAGCTGCGCTTTCAGACGGCCTTTCGTTTTTCCAAACGCCTCAAACCGCCGCCGCGCAGAAACCGTGTGCATGGCTTGCGCCACACACACTACTTCAATGGCAGAGGCCGTCTGAAAACAAACCAAGCATATGCGGCAGGGGGCATACGTAGGGTGTGTCGCCCCGAGGCGGCGCACGCGGTTTGGCCGTCTGAAAAACCATATTGCGCGGGTTTGT
The window above is part of the Neisseria bacilliformis genome. Proteins encoded here:
- a CDS encoding DUF2459 domain-containing protein yields the protein MGTLIRRPTRKRKRQRHHPLSAQQRRACRHRYAAGQRRLRLARRRRPPATANGRNGAAYRYIALGWGERDFYLNTPRWRDLTAATAARALSGANETLIHADYLAAPPAEGEYAVRFTVSREQYRRLAENLARHFKRRGGKTLPLADAHYTADDAFYEAEGRYHLFNTCNSWLNRRLTESGLRGVVWTPFAAPLLDAYRKP